The Arachis ipaensis cultivar K30076 chromosome B03, Araip1.1, whole genome shotgun sequence region GATATGTGGCCTAATCCAATATTTCAATCTCTTTGGAATTGCAATTGGGTATACTATTGCTGCCTCTGTCAGTATGATGTGAGTAATAATAGCATGTTAAATGATTCAAGTATACTAAAAATATCAGTATTCGGGACTAATGACTAAAATTACCAAAATATCTGTTACAATTGAAAACTTTCCTTAATTCTATATGTTTTACTCATTAATGTGAATGAATTttgttcttatatatatatagggcaATAAAAAGGTCAAACTGCTATCATAAGAGCCATGGAGAAGATCCATGCCACATGTCAAGCAATGGGTACATGATAACATTTGGTACAGCAGAGGTGATATTCTCTCAAATACCTGACTTTGATCAAGTATGGTGGCTGTCCATAGTTGCAGCAATCATGTCCTTTACATATTCATCAGTTGGATTGAGCCTTGGCATTGGAAAAGTAGCAGAAAACAGAAGCTTCAAAGGAAGCCTAACAGGAATAAGCATTGGAACAGTGACACAAGCTGGAACAGTCAGAGACACAGAAGATATGGAGAAGTATGCAAGCTCTGGGAGCAATGGCCTTTGCATACTCCTTCTCCATTATCCTCATTGAAATTCAGGACACCATAAAATCTCCCCCTGCAGAGTACAAGACCATGAGGAAGGCCACTGTGCTCAGCGTGGCAGTCACCACCGTTTTCTATCTGCTCTGTGGATGCATGGGATATGCAGCCTTTGGAGACAATGCACCTGGAAACCTCTTAACTGGTTTTGGATTCTATAATCCTTACTGGCTTCTTGACATTGCCAACTTTGCAATTGTTGTGCATCTTGTTGGTGCATATCAGGTATTACTGATTACTCTTATCATATATTATATCAATTTTGATCCATTTTTGTTTGTTCTTTCAATAAACTTGAAGAATATGCAGGTATTTTGCCAGCCTTTATTTGCATTTGTTGAGAAATGGTGTGCAAGAAAATGGGCAAAGAATGGTTTTGTGACCTCAGAATATAAAATTGTTGTTCCCTTTCTTGGAGTATACCAACTGAACTTGTTCCGGTTAGTATGGAGGACCGGTTTTGTGTTGTCAACAACCATCATAGCCATGCTCGTGCCTTTCTTCAACGATGTAGTTGGAATACTTGGAGCATTTGGTTTCTGGCCCTTAACGGTTTACTTCCCAATAGACATGTACATTTCACAGAGGAAGATTCCTAGATGGAGTAATCGATGGCTTGGACTTCAGTTACTCAGTTTCACTTGCCTTATTGTTTCAGTTGTAGCTGCTGTAGGTTCAATGGCTGGGGTAGTGTTGGATCTCAAGACTTATAAGCCATTTAAAACTAGTTATTAAGCTTGTTAAATCTTGTGCTTATAACCTGCTTAGTACTCAAAAGTTAAGAACAgcaggtgatgatgatgatgataaagaaaaCTACACATACCAAGTAATTGTTATTATCTCAAGTTGTATGTGAGTTATTATCACTTTTTTGAAGTTACCATGAATAATGTTGTATACAAGGGTAACCTTTTTTGGCCATTTTTTTCATCTCCTCAAGGTTGCTACTTACCTACTACCTTTTTCTTCATTATTAGATTTTAACTTCTGCTATAAGACATTATGGATCAAATAATGTCATTGCAACAATTAAACGAATCACAATTCATTTTCCAGAACATCTATTTATATCATTCAACACTAAAATTCTAGACGCGTTGAGCATTACCTGAACTTGAATACAGTCCTATCATTCAATACTATATCTTTGATCTGAGTTCTTTCCAAATCTTGAATACAGTCCATGCTGTCCCCATTGCATGCCCAGCTGCATCAAGCCCTTCATTTATCACCTTACCTGCTTCCTCTCCATATCTACAAAATAGAGTCAAAGTCAATAGTACTACTACATCATAGGACATATAATTGACAATTAACAAACACTTGGTTGGAGAACGGAACTTATGGGAAACAAGTTCTGTGGTGACAACAGATGAAGTAGACATTACATTCCTTCCAGCTACTTCCACAGCATCACACACCTTATCTGCAATCACACAAACACACAATATCCAAAATCCAATTCCTTTGCTTCTATGCATTGTGCATGCAGATATGTAAAGTAATCAAGTAACTCACTGAAACCATCCATGGAAGCAAAAACAACTTCCCCCGGAAGAAAGCTGAAGAATTTTTTCCCTGCTTTAGAACTCACTGCAGAACTTGTGAAGAACCCAGGCACCTTCACCACTCCAGATAGGACCCTGTGGCCACTTTCTTTGACATCTCCGTCAACCTCTTAACCCTGTCCAAATCCAATTAAATATTACACTACCTTATAAAACTGAAAACATAACAGAAATGAATATAATAGAATTGGTTAATTTCTTGGAAGGAAGAGAAACTTTTTCACGCTCTCCATTGCTCGAGGACTAATCTGAGATTGAGAAGAAGCAGGTTGCATCCTCCTCTTGAAGAAGTCATTGCCGGACTTCAACCTCTCAACAGTAACATCCCCACACCAAAGAATCCCCCTCACAACCTGCCCCGAACCAGTGGCTATCCACCGAGCGAAACGGCTACTGTAGTCCTCCACGTTGGGTGCCACCGTGGTCCAGTAAGCTGCAGAGCTCTCCTCCACCAACTCCCTCTTCTCGCCGGAAATCTTCATCTCCTCCGGCGAGGTCTCCCTCGGCGCCACCACCTCCCATCCTAGCACATTCTCCAACTTCTCCACTGAAAGAATACTATACCTTTCCAGAGCCTCATCGAGTTCCTTCAGGACACCCTCTTGACCTTTTGAAGCCACGGTCAAACCATAGCTCAACACATCGTAATCTTCCTCTCCTTGTTTCTGATTATTATTGGGAACGCGAAGCGTGAAGAAGTAGTGGGACTCGTCGAGTTTTACAGCGGAAACATCCTTCGTCAACGGCCACTGAACTTGGTCGCCGACGCGAGCGATGACGGCGACAACGCTTTCAGCTTCGTTTATGGTGGTTATGGTGAGATCGCCGGAAGCAAGTTGGAGGCTAGAGTCATTCTGTATGAGGTGGAGGAAGACGCCGGGAATTGTAACAAGAACATGGTCGAATGGTTTCTGTGACGATGACATTAATGAATGTGAAAGAGAGGAATGGGAATGAGTAAAGACACAAACGACAAACCAGCTCCTTCTCCATTTTCACTTAAgacaataaaatatatatttcgaCTCCAAACattattattttaagaaaatctatttttatttttttattgatatttatgttttaaattaaaaaaatgtcaATAATCTATACAAGTAATAAATCGAATCAACTAGATTTGATTTACATATATATGCTGCAGAAATATTTAATCAAAGAGTTGATTCGATTTATCATGTACATTATAATGTAATGGATTTGATTTATATTAAAAATGTGTAAATCGAGTTTAATTGTTTTGATTTGCATagatttattttaaaacttgCATGCAAGCTAATTCACTTTATGACATTGGTATAATATTGATCCTCAACTAATTTGTATGAATTACCTGAATTTTGATAATAATATAACCCtactttcataaaaaaaattaaaaaattactaaataattaaatttatctattcttaatatataaaagtagatggATAAATTTATTCTAAACCATCCTTTCGTTAATGGTGTGCAAGAAAATGGGCAAAGGATGGTTTTGCGACCACAGAATATAAAATTGCTCTTCCTTGTATACCAACTGAACTTATTCCGGTTAGTATGGAGGACAGTTGTTTTTGTATTGTCAACAACCATCACAGCCATGCTCATGTCTTTCTACAACGATGTACTTGGAGCACTTGGTTTCTGGCCCTTAACGGTTTACTTCCCAATAGACATGTACATTTAAAAGAGGAAGATTCTTAGATGGAGTAATCGATGGCTTGGACTTCAGTTACTCGGTTTCACTTGAGTTCTTGTTTCAGTTGTAGCTGCTGTAGGTTCAATGGATAGGGTAGTTTTGGATCTCGAGACTATATAAGCCATTTAAAACTAGTTATTAATCATGTTCATTCATGTGCTTGTAACCTGCTTAGTACTCAAAAGAACAGCAGGTGATGATCATGATAAAGAAAACTATAAATATAACAAGAAATTGTTATTATCTCATGTTATATGTTAGCTATtatcactttttatttttgaagttaCCATGAATAATCTTGTATAAATGTGTTAATGTAACCTTTTTTGGCCATTTTGTTCATCTCATCTACCACCCTTCTTTTTCCCCTTCATTATTAGATTTTAACTTCTCCTACAAGACATTATGGATCACAATAAATGAAATGAAAACAATTCATTTTACAGAACATCTATCTATATCATTCAATACTAAAATCCTAGACACGTTGAAAAATATTGGAGAGATGAATTGAGCATTAAACAAACAAACTGGAATAGCAAAACAACTATGTATCCCTTTACTATGCTAGATATCAAAATTTTGCAGCATTTAACTACTGGTTTGCTTTGAGTTGAGCAGAATTTGCTTTGGCAGCAGCTTTGGCTAGCGTAGTAGGCTTCATGACACTCTTTGGATTGAGTGCTTTCCTAATCTTGAATACAGTCCATGCTGTCCCCATTGCATGCCCTGCTGCACCAAGCCCTTCATTTGTCACCTTCCCTGCTTCCTCTCCATATCTACAAGATAGAGTCAAAGTCAATATTACTACAACATCATCGGACATTTAACTAACACACACTTGGTTGGAGAACGGAACTTACTTATGGGAAACAAGTTCTGTGGTGACAACAGATGAAGTAGACATTACATTCCTTCCAGCTACTTCTACAGCATCGCACACCTTATCTGCAATCACACAAACTCAACATTTCAAAACCTAACTCATATAATGATAATCAAAGATGTGTAAAGTCATCAAGTAACTCACTGAATCCATCCATAGTAGCAAGAACAATTTCCCCTGGCAGAAAGCTAAAGAATTTTTTCCCTGCTTTAGAATTCACTACAGAACTTGTGAAGAACCCAGACACCTTCACCACCCCAGAAAGGATACCGGTGGCCACCTTCTCTGACATCTTTGTCAACCTTTTAACCCTGTCCATATGCAAATAAATATTCATAAAACTGAAAAGAATTTAATAGAATATAATAGAATAGTTTAATTTCTTGGAAGGAAGAGAAACCTTTTCAGGCTCTCCATTGCTCGAGGACTAATCTGAGATTGGGAAGAAGCAGGTTGCATCCTCCTCTTGAAGAAGTCATTGCCGGACTTCAACCTCTCAACAGTAACATCCCCACACCAAAGAATCCCCCTCACAACCTGCCCTGAACCAGCGGCTATCCACCGAGCGAACCGGCTACTGTAGTCTTCCACGTTGGGTGCCACCGTGGTCCAGTAAGCTGCAGAGCTCTCCTCCACTAACTCCTTCTTCTCGCCGGAAACCTTCATGTCCTCCGGCGAGGTCTCCCTCGGAACCACCACCTCCCATCCTTGCACGCTCTCTACCTTCTCCACTGAAAGAATACTATACCTTTCCAGAACCTCATCGAGTTCCTTCAGCACACCCTCTTGACCCTTTGAAGCCACGGTCAAACCATAGCTCAACACATCGTAATCTCCCTCTCCTTCTTTCTGAGTATTATTGGGAACGCGAAGCGTGAAGAAGTAGTGGGACTCGTCGAGTTTCACAGCGGAAACATCTTTGGTCAACGGCCACCGGACTTGGTCGCCGATGCCAGCGATAACGGCAACGACGTTTTCACCTTCGTTTATGGTGGTTATGGTAAGGTCTCCGGAAGCGAGTTCGACGCTGGAGTCATTCTCTATGAGGTGGAGGAAGACGCCGGGAACTGTAACAAAAACATGCTCGAATGGTTGCTGTGACGACGACATGGTTGTGATTGGAGTATAATCAATGCGATGATGAAGACGGTAAGTTAAGAGAGCGTTCTTATATAGCGTAGCATTGATGGATAAACCGACATGTTGTAAAGGGACACGTGGCAAGGAGCGCGGTGGAGCAGGCGTGTTACAACCGTGGAGGTGGAGATGTCTGCCATGTGTGACGGTTACATTGGCAGTTACTTACCCACAAAGAAAGatggaaaaaaaacaaaagaattcCCGCGTCTTTCAAATATGGGCCCAACACGGCATACAGTTGTTTATATTGGGCTTTTGACAAAAAATGGCCCCAAGTAGTAAAGTTACTTCTAGTTTTGTTCATAGATAAAACAAAttcaagacaaaaaaaaattgaacaagGGATTGAGGGAGGGACCACAAAAAAAGGCTGAGAAAAGGGGAGAACGTATCAGATGTGTGGTGGTTTTCTCTGACGATCAGTGGACATGGTTGTCAACATATGCGGATTCTCTATAGCTTACAAAACAAGACCTGTTATATTCGTTGGAGCAATACAGAATCAGAGTAAATAAATGCCAAGAGCAAAATGGAAGCCTTGTAACTACCAATCGCATCAAAGGGAAGGACCAATCTATATAACGTTTTTCCACTACATGCTCCCTAAATTATTATAGTCGTGAATCATGATGAACATAACAAGAAATGAAaaatactactactactactactacttctAGTACAATTAATTAATATGTATGATATAATGAATCTCCCATGACGCCAAGTATCAGATTTCCTTTGCTTTTAGTAGCTAATAAGATTTATGTTATGGACCCAACGTCTGCCATGTATGAACCAACAATAATGGATTAAGAAATTAGGGTAGTTATTGTAATTCGTTAAAAAACTATATCTAGTAAGAAAAATGAATGAATAAAGGTTGTTTTTCCCAACTACTTCAACCTCATTTCCGTTAACAGTGTGGGTGCCCCAAAAGAAAGTGGAATAAATAATTCAGAGTTAACGGTAACTTCATTTATATAATGATCCCTGATGACTTATTGTAATCGCGTACTTGTGCTGCTCAATGCACAAATCCAAAAACTTTTACCATTGACAAACAAGAATATTTATTTAACAATTAGGATAAGAGTTGAGATACCATGTGAACCGGTAAAAAGACAGAGAGAACAGAAACAACAATAGGACAAGATAAGATGAAGATTCTAAACAACCCTGGTTACTTCAATATGGAATTATTTATTGTGATAAAATTAGGAATATATTGGTAATTGAGGGGAAGCTAGCAAATCCCAAATGGCATCGTAATCTAGGTTTGTTGTTCTTATATTCCTAGAGTATAAATAAAACATTGATAAATTCGTAGCGATGACTAATGTTTTATATTCCTAGAGTATGAATAAATCAATGATTCCTTCACGATATTATTTAGAACAACTTAAATTTGACATTTAAACCACTAGTGCTTATGCAGTTATGCACTCGTGTTTCCCTCAGCTATCATCATCTACTAATAGAATTGAAGAAAAGGAAACGACTGAATGGGGCCATCAAACTTAACAAGCTTGAAAATATGGTAATTACTAATTAAATATGATATTGAAGTCTTGAAGGTGTTCGCGTATTNNNNNNNNNNNNNNNNNNNNNNNNNNNNNNNNNNNNNNNNNNNNNNNNNNNNNNNNNNNNNNNNNNNNNNNNNNNNNNNNNNNNNACTTCTACTGCGTACGTATGACATCTTATGTCCAAAAttcagtaaataaataaataactaaaattgcatatttggaaaaaaaaatgcaCTGTAGATGAGAACTTTAATAAAGTTTAAACAACCAATTAACACTAGCCAGCTTGTTAATCCCTATCGAGTCGAGTCTTGTATTGTTCCCCGTTCAAACTTGAAGTCAGTTAGGTCTACAGGGTTTGGGGGACATCCTTTGATGTTAAAGTCTATTTTAGATCATAATATTTCTAGATAATTTAGCAAGAATTAGAAACTACACACTGAgattaattaaaactaaaataacagCAGAACCAAGATGACTCGTGCTCTATTGAGACACAGTTAAAATTCATGccacaattttcttttttttgtataAATAGACATCTAAATGCCTACAAAT contains the following coding sequences:
- the LOC107628769 gene encoding LOW QUALITY PROTEIN: amino acid permease 4-like (The sequence of the model RefSeq protein was modified relative to this genomic sequence to represent the inferred CDS: inserted 2 bases in 1 codon); protein product: MLSRSRTLPSRIHQGIIEERHDVKHYLQVEVHPKKPTEAEKPINILSNYSKCFDDDGRSKRTGTFWTASAHIITAVIGSGVLSLAWSVAQLGWIAGPLVMLLFALVNLYTSNLLTLCYITTDFVTGHRNYTYMEAVKNILGGRKVKICGLIQYFNLFGIAIGYTIAASVSMMAIKRSNCYHKSHGEDPCHMSSNGYMITFGTAEVIFSQIPDFDQVWWLSIVAAIMSFTYSSVGLSLGIGKVAENRSFKGSLTGISIGTVTQAGTVXETQKIWRSMQALGAMAFAYSFSIILIEIQDTIKSPPAEYKTMRKATVLSVAVTTVFYLLCGCMGYAAFGDNAPGNLLTGFGFYNPYWLLDIANFAIVVHLVGAYQVFCQPLFAFVEKWCARKWAKNGFVTSEYKIVVPFLGVYQLNLFRLVWRTGFVLSTTIIAMLVPFFNDVVGILGAFGFWPLTVYFPIDMYISQRKIPRWSNRWLGLQLLSFTCLIVSVVAAVGSMAGVVLDLKTYKPFKTSY
- the LOC107628770 gene encoding protein EARLY-RESPONSIVE TO DEHYDRATION 7, chloroplastic produces the protein MSSSQQPFEHVFVTVPGVFLHLIENDSSVELASGDLTITTINEGENVVAVIAGIGDQVRWPLTKDVSAVKLDESHYFFTLRVPNNTQKEGEGDYDVLSYGLTVASKGQEGVLKELDEVLERYSILSVEKVESVQGWEVVVPRETSPEDMKVSGEKKELVEESSAAYWTTVAPNVEDYSSRFARWIAAGSGQVVRGILWCGDVTVERLKSGNDFFKRRMQPASSQSQISPRAMESLKRVKRLTKMSEKVATGILSGVVKVSGFFTSSVVNSKAGKKFFSFLPGEIVLATMDGFNKVCDAVEVAGRNVMSTSSVVTTELVSHKYGEEAGKVTNEGLGAAGHAMGTAWTVFKIRKALNPKSVMKPTTLAKAAAKANSAQLKANQ